A stretch of Pseudolysobacter antarcticus DNA encodes these proteins:
- a CDS encoding beta-ketoacyl-[acyl-carrier-protein] synthase family protein, producing the protein MPARINPLGIHAYTATSAAGEGVAAHTHALRERIGGLRPNDFTRAPMQCWIGRVSGVDTLQLPESLAAFDCRNNRLAWLGLNQDSFIDHARAAIERFGATRVALILGTSTASIGATEQGYRELDAAGNFPPVLREPSLHNPNSLVHFVQRALGLRGPCVTVSTACSSSAKVFAQAERMLRAGIVDAAIVGGVDSLCDSVLYGFGSLELVSPEPCRPFDAARRGISIGEAAGFALLQLAHDGDELPRLLGYGESSDAFHMSSPHPEGLGARLAIDAALARAGLAAGDIDYINLHGTASQKNDEVEAALIASMFPAHTTASSTKGWTGHTLGAAGIVEAVISLLALEHRFVPGILNSTELDSLCGPQIHLENRMQPLRHVLSNSFGFGGNNCVLAFGRA; encoded by the coding sequence GTGCCTGCTCGCATCAACCCTCTAGGCATTCATGCCTACACCGCCACCAGCGCCGCCGGCGAAGGTGTGGCTGCGCATACGCATGCCTTGCGCGAGCGCATCGGCGGACTGCGCCCGAACGATTTTACGCGCGCGCCGATGCAATGCTGGATCGGTCGCGTCAGCGGCGTCGATACGTTGCAGTTGCCCGAGTCGCTGGCCGCGTTCGATTGCCGCAATAATCGGCTGGCCTGGCTCGGGCTGAATCAGGACAGTTTTATCGATCACGCGCGAGCTGCCATCGAACGCTTCGGCGCGACTAGAGTGGCGCTGATTCTCGGCACGTCGACCGCCAGCATCGGCGCCACCGAGCAGGGTTATCGCGAACTGGATGCGGCGGGAAATTTTCCGCCCGTGCTGCGTGAGCCGAGCTTGCACAATCCGAATTCACTCGTGCATTTTGTGCAGCGCGCGCTCGGGTTGCGCGGCCCGTGCGTGACGGTATCGACGGCGTGTTCGTCTAGTGCCAAGGTGTTTGCGCAGGCAGAACGAATGTTGCGCGCCGGCATTGTCGATGCGGCGATCGTTGGCGGCGTCGACAGCTTGTGCGACAGCGTGTTGTACGGCTTCGGTTCGCTGGAATTGGTATCGCCCGAACCATGCCGCCCATTCGATGCCGCGCGCCGCGGCATTTCGATCGGCGAGGCCGCCGGGTTTGCTTTATTGCAGCTCGCACACGATGGTGACGAGCTGCCGCGTCTGCTCGGTTATGGCGAATCGAGCGATGCGTTCCATATGTCATCGCCGCATCCGGAAGGTTTGGGCGCACGCCTTGCGATCGATGCCGCACTCGCGCGGGCCGGCCTCGCGGCGGGCGATATCGACTACATCAATCTGCACGGCACCGCGAGCCAGAAAAACGATGAGGTCGAAGCCGCCTTGATCGCCAGCATGTTTCCCGCGCACACCACCGCAAGTTCGACCAAGGGCTGGACCGGGCATACGCTCGGCGCGGCCGGCATCGTCGAGGCGGTGATTTCGTTGCTCGCGCTGGAGCACCGATTTGTGCCGGGCATCTTGAACAGCACCGAGCTCGATAGTTTGTGCGGGCCGCAGATCCATCTCGAAAATCGCATGCAGCCGTTGCGGCATGTGCTGAGCAATTCGTTCGGCTTCGGCGGCAATAATTGCGTGCTGGCGTTCGGTCGCGCATGA
- a CDS encoding beta-ketoacyl synthase chain length factor translates to MNTPRRWLMYVDGIGFWAAGLPNLAALRGCLRGDPALTDAPVKPAPSMLAAAEKRRAPDSVLLALEVATQACSAAARDPRELPSVFTCTYGDLAITDHMCSTLASAPTQLSPTKFHNSVHNAAAGYWGIASGSTTPTTALSAGPHSFGAGLCEAAMQLQADNDSVLLVAYDIASPPVLNQVASSTALFGAALVLSNHRSAQSVACIELVIEHGAPPSSAIFSSSLLQQLYTSNPMASCLPLFVALAGAPQTGVILSAGAELLLRMEISECPT, encoded by the coding sequence ATGAACACACCGCGACGTTGGTTGATGTATGTCGATGGCATCGGCTTCTGGGCCGCGGGTTTGCCAAACCTGGCGGCATTGCGTGGCTGTTTGCGCGGTGATCCCGCACTGACCGATGCGCCCGTTAAACCCGCGCCGAGCATGCTCGCCGCCGCGGAAAAAAGACGTGCGCCGGATTCGGTTCTGCTCGCGCTCGAAGTCGCCACGCAGGCGTGCAGCGCCGCGGCGCGCGATCCGCGCGAACTGCCGAGCGTGTTCACTTGCACCTACGGCGATCTCGCGATTACCGATCACATGTGCAGCACACTCGCGAGCGCGCCGACGCAACTCTCGCCGACCAAATTCCACAACTCGGTGCACAACGCCGCCGCGGGTTATTGGGGCATCGCCAGCGGCAGCACCACGCCCACCACCGCGCTGAGCGCGGGGCCGCACAGTTTTGGCGCGGGCCTGTGTGAGGCCGCCATGCAATTGCAAGCCGACAACGATAGCGTGCTGCTTGTGGCGTACGACATCGCCAGCCCGCCGGTATTGAATCAGGTGGCCAGCAGCACCGCGTTGTTTGGCGCGGCGCTCGTACTGAGCAACCACCGCAGCGCGCAATCCGTGGCCTGCATCGAGCTGGTTATCGAACACGGCGCGCCGCCATCCTCCGCCATATTCAGCAGTTCGCTGCTGCAACAGTTGTACACTTCCAACCCGATGGCGTCGTGCCTGCCGCTGTTTGTGGCGCTAGCTGGCGCGCCGCAAACTGGCGTGATCCTGAGCGCAGGCGCCGAGCTGTTATTACGCATGGAGATTTCAGAATGCCCGACCTAA
- a CDS encoding glycosyltransferase family 2 protein, whose product MPDLSAQPAGQQAVVIPALNEEIAIRAVVSAALTHCATVIVIDDGSSDNTLAQIADLPVTLIKHATPQGKAQALLEGFGAALNLGCSGVVTMDGDGQHSADDIPRLLAVAAQYPRHVVIGARLRGRDNAPGGRRFGNDVADWFVSWTAGQAIVDSQSGQRYYPREVLELAKNLPHSGFVFESEILIEAAEHGIRTVSVAIESRYQDGRRASHFRPFADVMRITRMISWRLATGGFRPGNYLRARREPPIVVE is encoded by the coding sequence ATGCCCGACCTAAGCGCCCAACCCGCCGGCCAACAAGCCGTGGTGATTCCGGCGCTGAACGAGGAAATCGCGATCCGCGCCGTCGTCAGCGCTGCGCTGACACATTGCGCCACCGTGATCGTGATCGACGATGGATCAAGCGACAACACGCTCGCGCAGATCGCCGATTTGCCGGTCACACTGATCAAGCACGCCACGCCGCAAGGCAAGGCGCAAGCGCTGCTCGAAGGTTTTGGCGCCGCGCTCAATCTGGGCTGCAGCGGCGTGGTGACGATGGATGGCGATGGCCAACATTCCGCCGATGACATTCCGCGATTGCTCGCCGTCGCCGCGCAATATCCGCGTCATGTCGTCATCGGCGCACGCCTGCGTGGCCGCGACAACGCCCCGGGCGGACGCCGTTTCGGCAACGATGTCGCCGACTGGTTTGTCTCGTGGACCGCCGGCCAGGCGATTGTCGATTCGCAAAGCGGCCAACGTTATTATCCGCGTGAAGTGCTCGAACTCGCAAAAAATCTGCCGCACTCGGGTTTTGTATTCGAGAGCGAAATCCTCATCGAAGCCGCGGAACATGGTATCCGCACGGTATCGGTCGCGATCGAATCACGTTATCAGGACGGACGCCGCGCGAGTCACTTCCGCCCGTTCGCCGATGTGATGCGTATTACGCGAATGATTTCTTGGCGTTTGGCGACGGGCGGGTTTCGGCCCGGGAATTACCTGCGCGCGCGGCGGGAGCCACCGATTGTTGTGGAATGA
- a CDS encoding DUF6632 domain-containing protein, with amino-acid sequence MNETTGLSYLQLALRVLGLVLVFGVYPLTILWPSGWAWSAAQSHYLQMIIGIYATLGVFLFIAAKDPARHLSLISFTIWSSVVHGLIMAVQALSNPEHIGHLYGDVLALFLIAVVLAVLCPAAARFDLGNRSA; translated from the coding sequence ATGAACGAAACCACGGGTCTCAGCTACTTGCAGCTCGCGCTGCGTGTTCTTGGTCTTGTTCTGGTTTTTGGCGTCTATCCACTCACCATCCTTTGGCCCAGTGGCTGGGCGTGGAGCGCGGCGCAATCGCACTATCTGCAGATGATCATCGGGATCTACGCGACGCTGGGCGTGTTCCTCTTTATCGCGGCGAAAGACCCGGCGCGGCACCTGAGCCTCATCTCTTTCACGATCTGGTCGAGCGTGGTGCATGGCCTCATCATGGCGGTGCAGGCGCTGAGCAACCCGGAACATATCGGCCACTTGTACGGCGATGTGCTGGCTCTTTTCCTCATCGCGGTGGTGCTTGCCGTTCTCTGTCCCGCCGCGGCTCGTTTCGATCTCGGCAATCGTTCGGCCTGA
- a CDS encoding aspartate/glutamate racemase family protein has product MIKKAHKKIGIIGGLSPESTVSYYSHITRSYVARFGDCGYPEIIIYSVNLEQYHAWRAQGRWDLIAKDLANIANKLKDAGADLGVIATNTMHKVFDQVQDGTDLPLLHILEPTIAEIRKAGLLRVGLLGTQFTMAEQFYKNHLSSAGISTVVPTLANQAIVHDIIVKELVRGIFTEQSRQSYLEIINQLVADGADGVILGCTEIPLLIDQKSCEVPLFDTATLHAEAALQAAISV; this is encoded by the coding sequence ATGATTAAAAAAGCCCATAAAAAAATTGGGATCATTGGCGGATTAAGTCCAGAATCGACCGTCAGCTATTACTCACATATCACCCGATCCTATGTAGCCAGATTCGGCGACTGTGGCTATCCGGAGATCATTATTTATAGCGTCAACCTTGAGCAATACCATGCTTGGCGCGCTCAAGGCCGTTGGGATTTGATCGCGAAAGATCTCGCAAATATCGCCAATAAGCTTAAAGATGCGGGTGCTGATTTAGGGGTGATCGCCACAAACACCATGCATAAAGTATTTGACCAAGTGCAGGATGGGACAGATCTGCCGCTTTTGCATATTCTGGAACCAACAATAGCCGAGATACGCAAAGCGGGCCTGTTGCGGGTTGGTCTGCTCGGGACACAATTCACAATGGCCGAACAGTTTTACAAAAACCATCTGTCTTCCGCAGGAATTTCAACAGTCGTACCAACACTAGCTAATCAAGCGATAGTCCATGACATTATTGTGAAAGAACTGGTGAGAGGAATTTTTACCGAGCAGTCTAGGCAGTCCTATTTGGAGATCATCAACCAGCTCGTGGCTGATGGCGCCGATGGCGTCATTCTCGGTTGTACGGAAATACCGCTGTTGATTGATCAGAAGAGTTGCGAAGTGCCGCTATTTGATACCGCGACACTGCACGCTGAGGCCGCTCTCCAAGCAGCGATCAGCGTCTGA
- a CDS encoding FMN-binding negative transcriptional regulator, which produces MYVPKHHEETDAAVLHSLIKSHPLGAWVTQADGELLANHIPFLLDSSRGEHGTLIGHVARSNRVWQSFSTTVNSVVIFQGSEAYITPSWYPSKHEHGKAVPTWNYVVVHAHGVPRTIEDRDWLLQHVTQLSNTHEAGRALPWKVSDAPQDFIEQLLNAIVGIEIPIAKLVGKWKVSQNRPEPDKLGVVAGLLARDDAQSVGMASLVNEHVSRVAGT; this is translated from the coding sequence ATGTACGTACCCAAGCATCACGAAGAAACAGACGCTGCTGTCCTGCATTCGCTGATCAAGTCCCATCCGCTGGGTGCGTGGGTGACCCAAGCTGATGGAGAACTTCTCGCCAACCACATCCCATTTCTCCTCGATTCTTCTCGCGGGGAACATGGCACGCTAATCGGGCATGTCGCCCGCAGCAATCGTGTCTGGCAGTCCTTCTCGACCACGGTCAATTCCGTAGTCATCTTCCAAGGTTCCGAGGCTTACATCACGCCATCCTGGTATCCAAGCAAGCACGAGCATGGCAAGGCCGTCCCTACATGGAACTATGTCGTCGTTCATGCACACGGGGTGCCGCGCACCATCGAAGACCGTGACTGGTTGCTCCAACACGTCACCCAGCTCAGTAACACGCATGAAGCCGGCCGAGCGCTTCCGTGGAAGGTATCCGACGCCCCGCAAGACTTCATCGAACAACTGCTGAACGCGATCGTTGGCATTGAAATCCCGATCGCAAAGCTGGTCGGAAAGTGGAAGGTCAGTCAGAACCGGCCAGAACCCGACAAGCTCGGTGTCGTCGCCGGATTGCTCGCCCGCGACGATGCGCAGTCAGTGGGAATGGCGTCCTTGGTGAACGAGCATGTCTCGCGCGTCGCAGGCACCTGA
- a CDS encoding serine hydrolase domain-containing protein, translating to MISQCNLVARFACIFTQCLVALPLILLPIVGHTSETQYAVPAIIDDGWEREELAKSGFDAARLDALLGRMMSGETNIHSVIVERHGRLVAELYRRGKDKSQYSLFAREKDFGPTVMHDTRSVGKSVISLLLGIAKQQGKIKSLATPVLDFYPVYTDLATPELKAITLEHLLTMSSGLEWSEGGGFPNDEDRLAWKRSPYRFVLSRPVVVAPGSTFNYNSGGTVVLAEILTRVTQTPWKDFARKALFEPLGITDWEWVADLHGRPMANSGLRMRPRDMAKIGRMVLNHGQWQGQQIVPADWITAALQPRISTGFDGMQYGYQWWTGTVEWKGQQLAWSAAFGNGGQRLFVAPDLDMAVVITAGAYGDLQVARRVNAFFKDIVSTVQE from the coding sequence GTGATTTCACAATGCAATTTGGTTGCACGTTTTGCTTGTATTTTTACTCAGTGCCTTGTCGCGTTGCCATTGATCTTGCTACCTATCGTTGGGCATACGTCGGAAACGCAATATGCCGTTCCAGCGATCATTGATGATGGGTGGGAAAGAGAAGAATTGGCAAAATCGGGTTTTGATGCCGCACGACTTGATGCGTTGCTTGGACGCATGATGAGTGGGGAAACCAACATACACAGCGTTATTGTTGAACGGCATGGGCGCTTGGTTGCAGAGCTATATCGGCGGGGCAAGGACAAATCACAGTACAGTCTCTTCGCACGCGAAAAAGATTTTGGCCCCACGGTCATGCATGACACGCGCTCCGTGGGCAAGAGCGTCATCAGTCTACTGTTAGGTATTGCCAAGCAGCAGGGCAAGATCAAGAGCCTGGCAACGCCGGTACTGGACTTCTATCCGGTGTACACAGATTTAGCGACACCCGAACTCAAGGCCATCACCCTGGAACATCTGCTCACGATGAGCAGCGGGCTTGAGTGGAGTGAGGGGGGAGGTTTTCCAAACGACGAGGATCGCCTTGCGTGGAAACGGTCGCCCTACCGTTTTGTGTTGAGTCGCCCTGTAGTGGTCGCGCCAGGCAGCACATTCAACTACAACAGTGGCGGCACGGTCGTTCTTGCGGAGATTCTCACGAGGGTCACTCAAACACCCTGGAAGGACTTCGCGCGAAAGGCGCTGTTTGAGCCCTTGGGCATCACTGATTGGGAGTGGGTCGCCGATTTGCATGGTCGGCCCATGGCCAATAGCGGGTTGCGCATGCGCCCCCGAGACATGGCCAAGATCGGCCGCATGGTGCTGAACCATGGCCAGTGGCAGGGTCAACAAATTGTTCCGGCGGATTGGATCACAGCCGCTCTGCAGCCACGTATCAGCACCGGCTTTGATGGAATGCAGTATGGCTATCAATGGTGGACGGGCACCGTGGAATGGAAAGGCCAACAACTCGCGTGGAGTGCGGCGTTTGGGAATGGCGGCCAACGACTTTTTGTCGCGCCTGATTTGGATATGGCGGTAGTGATCACGGCTGGCGCCTATGGCGATTTACAAGTTGCACGTCGCGTCAATGCGTTCTTCAAGGACATCGTCTCCACGGTGCAAGAGTGA
- a CDS encoding glutathione S-transferase family protein — protein MKIYWIKAQAPRRVLALVKHLGIAAELVEMDLMAGGLRAQEYVALNPNKKVPTLVDGDLVLWEASAIMAYLCIKAGSDMWPAHNPSEQVEVLRWLSWNDGHWSPAVAPFYFEHVVKSTFGIGAPDHELLKSSIADFNKFAKVLNSHLQDRNYVAFERLTIADFQLASMAHYWRESEMPMQAFPHIVRWLDTLKLIPAWADPWPAPNHTTASA, from the coding sequence ATGAAAATCTACTGGATCAAGGCGCAGGCGCCACGACGTGTGCTGGCGCTGGTCAAGCATCTTGGCATCGCCGCCGAGCTCGTCGAAATGGATCTGATGGCCGGCGGATTGCGTGCGCAGGAATACGTCGCGCTGAATCCAAACAAAAAAGTGCCGACGCTTGTGGATGGCGATCTGGTGTTGTGGGAGGCGTCGGCAATCATGGCCTATCTGTGCATCAAGGCGGGTTCCGACATGTGGCCGGCGCACAATCCGAGCGAACAGGTGGAAGTGCTGCGCTGGTTGTCGTGGAACGATGGTCACTGGTCGCCGGCAGTGGCGCCGTTTTATTTCGAGCACGTGGTGAAGTCGACGTTCGGCATAGGCGCGCCGGATCATGAGTTGCTGAAGTCATCCATCGCCGACTTCAACAAGTTTGCCAAGGTGCTGAACAGTCATCTGCAAGACCGCAACTACGTCGCGTTCGAGCGGCTCACCATCGCCGATTTCCAGCTCGCGTCGATGGCGCACTACTGGCGCGAATCGGAGATGCCGATGCAGGCATTCCCGCATATCGTGCGCTGGCTCGATACGCTGAAACTGATTCCGGCCTGGGCCGATCCGTGGCCTGCGCCGAATCATACGACGGCCAGCGCGTAA
- a CDS encoding nucleotidyltransferase domain-containing protein → MIPADIHQEIMRRLAATEKDQGVRIVLAIESGSRAWGFASPNSDFDVRFIYARPADWYLAVDLEERRDVIEYDITDDIDLNGWDLRKALRLFWKSNPAFVEWIQSPIKYIESGGFAVGARALLPAVYSNERGIHHYRSMAKTNYRGYLRADSVPLKKYFYALRPLLSVRWIERYGSAAPIEFEKLLHLIEGHDDLLRDIALLLEKKRAAPELGLSEPITRINTFIEAELQRLETYSSEHPHPPNAISSLNALFHSTLRESPQG, encoded by the coding sequence ATGATTCCAGCCGATATCCATCAAGAAATCATGCGCCGCCTCGCGGCTACCGAGAAAGACCAAGGTGTGCGGATCGTTCTGGCCATCGAGTCGGGCAGTCGTGCCTGGGGATTTGCGTCGCCGAACAGCGACTTTGATGTTCGTTTTATCTACGCCCGCCCTGCCGACTGGTATCTGGCCGTGGATCTCGAAGAACGTCGCGACGTGATCGAGTACGACATCACCGACGACATCGATCTCAACGGCTGGGACTTGCGCAAGGCGCTACGCCTGTTCTGGAAATCGAATCCGGCATTTGTCGAATGGATACAGTCGCCGATCAAATACATTGAATCCGGTGGCTTTGCCGTTGGCGCCCGCGCGCTGTTGCCGGCGGTCTACTCGAATGAGCGCGGCATCCATCACTACCGCAGCATGGCGAAAACCAACTACCGCGGTTATCTGCGAGCGGATTCGGTGCCGTTGAAGAAATATTTTTATGCGCTGCGCCCGTTGCTGTCGGTGCGCTGGATCGAACGTTACGGTTCGGCCGCGCCGATCGAGTTCGAGAAACTGCTGCATCTGATCGAAGGTCACGACGATCTGTTGCGCGACATCGCGCTGCTGCTAGAAAAAAAACGTGCGGCGCCGGAATTGGGCCTCTCCGAACCGATAACCCGCATCAACACCTTCATCGAAGCCGAGTTGCAACGCCTCGAAACCTACAGCTCCGAACACCCGCATCCGCCCAATGCAATCTCCAGCCTCAATGCGCTATTTCATTCCACACTGCGCGAGTCGCCGCAGGGCTGA
- the fabG gene encoding 3-oxoacyl-ACP reductase FabG, with translation MNNPAQNNPVRRALVTGGSGDIGSAICQALAADGRHVIVHAHQGSERADAVVAAIRDNGGSAETVSFDLTDATATRAALNTLLADGPIAILVHNAGIHDDAPLAGMSDEQWRRVIDISLHGFFHVTQPLLLPMARLRWGRIVSLSSVAAVLGNRGQANYAAAKSGLHGASRSLAREMASRGITVNVVAPGVIAGRMTADTFTAEQIKQLVPAARAGTPQEVAALVRFLSSEDAGYINGQVIGVNGGMG, from the coding sequence ATGAATAATCCCGCGCAGAATAATCCCGTGCGTCGCGCGTTAGTCACTGGCGGCAGTGGCGATATCGGCAGCGCGATTTGTCAGGCACTCGCCGCCGATGGACGCCACGTTATCGTCCACGCGCATCAAGGCAGCGAACGTGCTGACGCGGTGGTCGCGGCGATTCGCGACAATGGCGGTTCCGCCGAAACCGTGAGTTTCGATCTGACCGATGCCACGGCCACGCGCGCGGCACTCAACACGTTGCTGGCCGACGGCCCGATTGCGATCCTCGTGCACAACGCCGGCATCCACGACGACGCACCGCTGGCGGGCATGAGCGATGAACAATGGCGGCGCGTGATCGATATTTCACTGCATGGATTTTTCCACGTCACGCAACCGCTGCTGCTGCCGATGGCGCGTTTGCGCTGGGGCCGCATCGTGAGTCTGTCGTCGGTCGCGGCGGTGCTCGGCAATCGCGGTCAGGCCAACTACGCCGCTGCGAAATCCGGATTGCACGGTGCCTCGCGTTCGCTCGCGCGCGAGATGGCGTCGCGCGGCATCACGGTGAATGTGGTCGCGCCGGGCGTGATTGCCGGACGCATGACTGCCGACACATTCACTGCCGAACAGATCAAGCAACTCGTGCCCGCCGCGCGCGCCGGCACGCCACAAGAAGTCGCCGCACTCGTGCGTTTTCTCAGCAGCGAAGACGCCGGTTACATCAACGGCCAGGTGATCGGCGTGAATGGCGGTATGGGCTGA
- a CDS encoding phosphotransferase encodes MLPKSEWSQLIPHQGAMCLLDRVQSWDGERIHALSDSHTRLDNPLRSDGLLRAVHLCEYGAQAMAVHGALQAREKGGAAQPGLLVALRDVHLHAIRIDDLPDALDIVAEKLMHSASSWQYKFRITHREILLAEGRATVMLRDDTANDAGAAHE; translated from the coding sequence ATGTTGCCTAAATCGGAATGGAGTCAACTGATTCCGCATCAGGGCGCGATGTGTTTGCTGGATCGCGTGCAGAGTTGGGATGGCGAACGTATCCACGCACTCAGCGATTCGCATACGCGTTTGGATAATCCGCTACGCAGCGATGGTTTACTGCGCGCGGTGCATTTGTGCGAATACGGCGCGCAGGCGATGGCTGTGCACGGCGCGTTGCAGGCGCGCGAAAAAGGTGGCGCGGCACAACCCGGTTTATTGGTCGCGTTGCGCGACGTGCATTTGCATGCGATCCGAATCGACGACTTGCCGGATGCGCTCGATATCGTCGCCGAAAAACTCATGCACAGTGCGTCGAGCTGGCAATATAAATTCCGTATCACCCATCGCGAAATATTGCTGGCAGAAGGACGCGCCACCGTGATGTTGCGCGACGATACCGCCAACGATGCTGGAGCAGCTCATGAATAA